The following DNA comes from Cygnus atratus isolate AKBS03 ecotype Queensland, Australia chromosome 23, CAtr_DNAZoo_HiC_assembly, whole genome shotgun sequence.
GCTGAGAGTCCCACATTTGTGCCCATGTGAAGCTCCTGCAGGATTGCATCCTTACAGCCagtctgaaatgcagctgctgttACTGAAGGCTGGGTCTGACTGTGCGTCCTGACTGGTGCCTGACGCTGAGTTAACCATTAACTCCCTTCTCCAAGGCATTCTGGGAACAGTGTTGTTTTTCATGGTGCTGCAAAGTTTCTTTGCCCTTTCTTGTGACATTCCGGTGACGTTTCTTGATGGGATCCTGCCTGGGTCTGAACAGCCTTTCCTATTTGCAGCCAAAGCTGTCGGCCgctcagcagggctgtggcCTATGTGGCCTTTACGGTGTGTAGGCAGCGCAAGGGAGGGTGGCTCAGGCGTGGGATGTGACCACCATAGTGAGGGAGCGGACATGTGTACAGCCAAGTCCAGACACCCCAGTACATACAGGGGGCCCGAGGTTCCTGTTCATTTGCTCTTTACAGTGCTCCTTTCAGCTTCCTGGTGTGCATGAGACTGAGCAAATATGTTGGTGAGAGTCATCCCGCAGAAGAGGGACCACAGGGTGCCTGGTGTGCACAGCAGGTGCCTGATGCATGCCATGGGTGTCTGATGTGCACTCAGGGTGCCTGGTGTGCATGGCAATTGCCTGGTGTGTGCCACTGGTGCGTGTTTGCACTGCAGTCCCCTTTGCCCATCAGGAAATGAATCACCTTCGATCAAAGGCTTTGTGCTGGGGCACGGCAGTCTCCTTTACCAGCACTGTCTCCTCCCCACATCCTGCTGTTCACCTCTTGGCACTGTGAAATAGGAAACTCCTGAGTGTTTCCTCTGCAGAGAGCTCCGACAGAAATGCTGGAGGCCATATCCTGCTTCAAGACAGACAGCCTGAGCAAGGGCACAGGTCAAAGAGCTGCAGTCACCTCCCCTTCCACATGCTTGCATTAGCCCTTGCACACTCACTGCATGGCTGGGATGTACCTGAAGCCCAGGACAGGACAATGCTGATGTTGAGAACCAGAGGAGGATACCTTATCCTCCCACCTCCATCCTGGCTACCCCATGCTGAGCACAGAAGGGCCGTTTGAAAAAAGCCCTGCCATCTCCAACCTGGGAAGAGAGCTACATTTAGTGTGTTGGAGCTTGCCCATATACTGTAATTGCTGCTCATCATCAGTGGCAGCAAGGAATAGAAGCATGAGGATTTGCAACTGCTCCTCTCTTGGGTGGGTGAATGGGTGACAGCTGATGGCACTGACAGCTTTTGAAACAGGAGAGGAGAAACTTGAAACTCCGTTGGTACAGTGTCCTCGGGACATAATTACAACCCAGGTAAAGTCTGATGCCAAGTAACGTCGGCTGCAGGAGAAATACCGGAAGCGATGGGCagtgctggctggcagcagctctcagccttCACCGGTATGCTGGAGCTCCCTGTTTCTTGCTGGAGCAGCCAGGCAAGCTGCATGCAGCAGTCCCTTAGCAGAGACATGAGGGAGCTTCTGCCTTCCCCCACCTCTGTGAATCAAGGCCATGCACAACTAGTGGGGGGGGCCTGCATGCACTGAGAACCGCCTGCTCAGCCTTCCAGCCCCACTTGCTGTCACTCACCGAATGTCTGGGGGTCTGTATTTTCTAGTTTCCAGGTCTTATTCATAGTCCATGAGTCTCCATCTGTAAGGAGTCTTCAGGAGACATGAATGGCTGAGATGAGAGTCATTAGTTGCATGGGTACATGACTGTGTAGGGACCTGGCTCCTGCATGTGCCTGACCCAGGAGCCTGTGCAAAGGCAGGCTTGTATCAACTGCTGACcctggctgtgcagggctgcagggtaGGCAAGCATTGCCTATGCAGACAGCAGAGGACACTTCCTTCATCAGCTATTGGTAACAGGCTATTTTTGGAAATTCTGTATAACCAAAGTGGTCcttcacagtttattttttcctaatttagcACCAGAAACAcgtttaatttaaaaaaaaaatcatataaatatttgtatatgtatgtatatgcatatcAGATATATAATATGTGTATTCTGAGCTTCCCTACtcatttcaagtgttttttcttttagggtGAGTTGCCGCTCTCCAAAGAAAGTGTAACATAACAGGAATACACAAAGTGTTAAGCACCCAGACTGAGCAAAGCTTCTAcctaaaaggaataaaaaataaacatggcaGAATTTACAGGTTATAAGGAGACCTCAAATCGGCATCTACGATTCAAATTGCAGAGTCTTAGTCGTCGCCTTGATGAACTGGAGGAAGCAACCAAAAATCTCCAGAAAGCAGAGGATGAGCTGCTTGACCTCCAGGACAAAGTTATCCAGGCAGAAGGCAGCAATTCCAGCATGCTAGCTGACATTGAAGCCCTACGGAAAAGAGTGCTAAAGATTGAAGGCAAGgatgaagaaattaagaaagctGAAGAGCTTTGCCggttaatgaaagaaaaacttcaagaGGAAGAGAGCCTCACCCGAGAACTGAAGTCAGAAATTGAACACCTGCAGAGGAGAatggcagagctggagaaaCTGGAGGAGGCCTTTGGTAGGAGCAAGAATGACTGCACACAGCTGTGTCTTAGCCtcaatgaagaaaagaatttgaCCAAAAAGATATCTACAGAATTAGAAGTACTTCGAGTGAAAGTTAAAGAACTTGAAGCATCTGAAGACAGGCTGGATAAAACTGAGCAGAGCTTAACGGGTGAGttagaaaaactgaaatctttaGCACTAACCTTtatcagtgaaagaaaacattttaatgaaagagaaaagcagaatgagaaaataatccAGGAGCTAACACAGAAACTAGAACAAAACAATAAACTGAATAGGGCAGATCAAACTAGAAATGCATCCAACTTGCTAGAAAGGTCATCAAATAATCTCCTTGACAGAAATGATTTGAGAATTGAAGATGACTTGACTTCTGCATTGCCTTCTAAAGagaccagaaggaagggaagtgTGGATTACCTAAAACATGTAGAAAATGAAACCAGGAATAAATCAGAAaaccaaaagaataaaaatcaggaagacAACAAAGTGAAAGATCTCACCCAAGAAATTGAGAAACTTAAAACTCAGATCAAGCATTTTGAATCTTTAGAAGAAGAATTGAAAAAAGTGAGAGCCAAAAACAATGACCTGCAAGACAGTTACTTGAgtgaacagaataaaaacaaactcttaACTGGTCagttagaagaaataaaaatgcaaataaagaaacagaaagatctGGAAAATGGAGAGGTTGAAAATGAAGATAGCTTTTCTAGCAGGGGAAAACATGACAGACCTAAATACAGAGGTGTTGCAACAGATTTAACAGCCACCAAGCACAAGCCAAGGGAGGTTTCACCTCAGCAGCGCCGGGAAAGAGTAAAGAACAGAGATTTCTCCTTCAGTAATGACAGCTACAGCCATGGTGGTAAGCAGGTACCCAGTCCGAGTttaatgaacagaaaagcaggaaaagcatcCAGTGTGGATGCTGCTGCAACAGATATGAAAAGACTGGAAGAGAAATCTTCAGTTTCCACTTTTTCATCTGGTCAGAAGGAAGCCTCCATCGTGCAGAACGAGGGGAAGAGACCAAAGGAGCAGCCATCTGTCCTCAGTCGATACCCTCCTGCTGCACATGAGCAGAAATCTTGGAAAACACCTTCTAAACCTGTTGGTGACACAGGCCTGAGATCCAAGGCTGAAAAACCATCTCAAACACTCCGGGGCAACTGCCAAACCAGCACTGACATACGGGATGACAAGTCGAGCAAAGGTGAATTAGTGGCTTCTTTAgctgagaagctgaaaacaaaccagGCAGAAGTTAGTGACTTCTTGGGGGACACACTGCTCCCCAGGGGTAATTATTCCTCTTCCAATGGCATGGCATCAGCATACAGGTACCACCTCTCCTCCCACACATTGGCATCAGATTGCATTGGCACTAAAACAGAAGCAATGAACACCTTTGCAGCATCACACAAGCAGCCCTTAGAGGGAAGGGCTAAAAGAGCAATAATCTCCCAGGAAAGAGAATTCACAGACATGTCACTTGAAAACGCAAAACCTTCACCAACAAAGCGTTCACATCACTCAAGGAGTCAAGAAGACGTTCTACAGATTCTTACAGGTCCTGATAAAGAAGACACAGAGCAATCTTCAACTTCAGCAACAGATCATGTAAATGCTGGCTTAAAAACAGACTCCAAAACCATCCGGAGTAGTCATGACAAACTTAATTCAGatgaagaaacaggaagaagcaaaaaaacaaacgcTCAATCAGATTTTGAGACAAGGAAGAAAGCCAATTCCAAGCAGTTCTCCAATTCCAGGGGAGTTTTTAGAGCATCTCTctttgaaaatgacaaaaacactGTACATGATGAAGACTCCACCAAGTGTATAAAAGCATCAGATGCCAGCACTGGAGGATTTAAATCCAGAAGGTCATTCAGCCCAAGAGAAGCTCTGAGATCAAAAGCCATCATTAAACCTGCAATTGTTGAAAAGGACATGAAGGCAGTCATGGGAGGGACTACATCTGAGGCAgagtcagaaaaacagaagtctaGTTTTAAAACGGTAACAAGTAAAATGACAAGCAGCATCACGATCTTCCCCTCTGAGCCAACAGCTCCAAGGCCCAGTGCAGACATAGCAGCAAAGGAGAAGCATGTTACCACCAGCAACATCAGAGTTGCTCTGAATGAGCCCTCGACAATAACTAACAATCTCTCCCCACCCTTCGAGGTATCAGTTAATAGGAGTGCTCTGAAATTATCTGAGGCCGACAGAATTGGAGAGGCGGCTCTGAGAGGTAGAACAGAAACAGTGGTCTCCAGAAGCAGCATTGTAATAAAGACTACTGAACTCTCAGAGAAGAACAGTGAGTTGCCTTCAGAGACAATCAGCTCAAAGAGCCACGGCTCTTCAGATGCAGTTTCGTCTGAAACAAAACATGTGACTCTGAGAAGTTCATGGAGAACAAGACAAGGCTTACATTCCGTGGAGGACTCTCAAACAAAAGtagagaaaaatgcagcttcCAGTACTACAAACAAGTGCACGTCCTCAGTGGACCTCTCCGAAATGGAAGGGAACAGTGCACGAACAAACTCCTTGGAGCAGACCTCAGCAAGAACCAGTGCCACAGCTAATTCCTGGAATGCCCCTGAACTGGGGTCCCGAAGGACCAAAAGTAACTTAAGTGCATCAGAACTGCTAATGCGCAGGAGCTACACCAGTGATCCTACAGTGGCTGCTACATGGCACCAAAGTACATTACCTGTAAGTGTGTTACATTAAGCGCTCTTGCCTTTCAACTTGTTTTAAAGTTGTCTGTTAGTTGTAGGGCACCTGATTTGGAATTCTTACGGCTTATTTCCTGCCCTCATCCAACTCCTGTCAAACTCAGTGGAGTATCTTGTAAAAAGTATGTGTAAAGAAATCTAGATTTATTGAAATTAGATCTACTTGCACTGATCTTTTAATGCTATGTGAATAATAACAAACTGATATCTATTTGGTCTTTCCAAGATCAGAGAAGATACGGTCACAGGGTATGTAGGATATGATAAGTTTTTCAGAGTGGCTTTGCATGGCACAGTCAGCTTGGAGAACCACCAAAAGAATGAGGCAAATGAGACTTTTATAGGCTTGTGCCTCCGGGCAGCTTTAGCTCTGTTTGCTAAGGGCTGCATGATTTCCTGCATGCAAAACCAGAGCCCACTTCTGGACTCTGGTGTGGAAATGCTTCCTGGACATCTCCTAAACAGACCAGTGATGGCTGGTTACATGGGAGGGTTGCTACCTCCTTGGTCTGTATCAATACACTGTCTGAAAAGTGAGAGCCACAGGGATggctttcctcctttcctgttcttttgGGTGTTACTAATGAGGAGTCCACCTGAGTGGGGGCAGAGAGTGGCTGGTGAGATGCACTTGCCAATAGTTGCAGACCCCAGCATATTTTAAATCCACCCACTGGCACCAAGTGGCCCTCCAGTCTGTTAAACCATGTGCTGATTCCCACTGCACCTACTGCCTCTGCTCTTTACTTAAAGCTGATCTAAGCAGCCACTTCCATTTCCAGCCACCTAGGGGAGCCTAGGTGAGTAATCTGATAGTACTGTTGACAGAGGGGACAAATTCACAACCAGATGATTGTGGCATTGACAAAGATGAGATGGTGCCGATGTACAAAATCATTCCACTTCTCTGGCAATGAAAGGCACAGAACACTTTGCACCATTGCATTTACTCTGTAGAGTCTATTGCCTAGCATTAAAATGTGCAAGTTGGCTTTCCAGCTGTGTTTGGACACTAAGAATGCATCAGGCATGATTGCTGGCATTCATCAACCTCAGTGAACAACCTAAATTTCCTGTATTGAAGGGGACAGTGAGGAATGGGATCACCCAGACAATGTGCTTGAATGGATATTATAGGGAGAAAGGTCTGTGCAACCCTACTTCTGTTACAACTGTAGTTGTGAGAGTCCACGCGACAATATTCTCCCTGGCCATGGTCACTGGTGTGCTACAGGCAGTCTGTACTTCTCTTCCATGAATCCAGGCAGAACTGACAGTCTCCTTTTGCATAGTGTTGCTTAGGAAATGGGAGAACCAGCCCTGGGCCTCCCACTGGCCCAGGAGTTTGAATTCATGGTACCCACAAACATGAGTCTTGCATCTGAAGAGGCCTTTCCTTGCAGCTGGGCTAGCATGCAGCCAGTCATGGAGCCCCAAAGAGAAGGTGAGAAGACATCTGCCTTGTTGGCCAAACGGCTTAGCTGAGAACAGACGATTCTTTCCTCTCAGAAGATCTGACTGTCCAATTTAACTCTTCTGAAAATGGTAGTTCAATGTAGTGCAACCCAAACAGTTTCTGACAGCACCCTGAAGCGAGTCAGCCTCACAAAGCTGGCAATGCTTTTAGGCATTTGCAGGACCTGTtgcttgcagggaaaaaaacaaacaaaaacaaaacaaaaaaaacacaactcgGGTAGGCAATGATGTGGGTGTTCATGGGCTACCATGCTAGCTAAGGAACAGTTcccagaaaaatgaaactttagGCAAGTGCATATTTTTCTCCCATATTTCCCCTAGCAGTACATCCAGGACTGAGTGTAGGTCTGCAGTACAGTCTGCAGGTGGTCTCAAGGTCAGTTAGCTCAAATTTGCTTGCTGTGCAGCATGCCTATGACAGCAGCTGAAGTGTACCTTACAGAGAGCGTCCTAACCTCTATGTGTCTCACTATCTCTGATGAACTAGCTAGCTTCCATCCTTGGCCATATGTGGAGTGATAGGTAGGCAGGCAAGCAGACGTGTGGTTAGTTCACACAGGGCTTTTGAATGTTGTGTTATGTCCTTCTCTGCATcttacctaaaaataaaatcacccaGATACCATGTAGTCAGTATTCTCAATTCATGGCCATAAAATAAGTACATTAATAGCATGTAAATGAGCAGCATGAAGTTACCCTGAAAGACTGGTGATACACAGGTATACCAGAGCAAtccaaatttcatttaattgtttttggGCAGCTCAAAATATTGTTTATgccctcaggaaaaaaaaaaaaaaaagtatttgccttTGAAGGATATCTTTAGATTAACATCACAAGCAGTCTTTTTCTGATGGGATCTGTGTTTCTGATAAAGATGTTCCTGTTTCATTGGTGGAAGACTCAGCACTGTTCAGTGCTAACTAACACGGAGCAGCTTTCCAcattcagctttcctgtaaaGACGTCACTGTCACCTCAgcaccccgccccccccccccccaacacctaCTCCAGCTCCAATATTCAAAGTCTCAGATCGCcttaaaaatcctgttttgaaaacacaggGTTGGTGCTGGTTTTGTAAGAACCACATCGTTCTGTCTGTGTTCTCTGTGAGACGCTCATTGTATCTGATTgtttgctgcagcagagcaggaggcttAGCCCCTGCCTCAGCCTGTCTTTTGGGTCAGATCCAAACTGAGCACATGGAAATAATTCTTGTAAGGAGATGCCAGGCACAAGGTGTAAATTAAGCCTTCGGTTTGTTTAATTGCTGATGTAAGCAAACAAGCTACACAAGCTCAGCTTTGAGCAATATTGCACTACAGAAGCTCTTCAGAGCTCTGCTTTGGGTAGGTGCTGTAGGATCAGCTGTAGGCACTGATGGATGGCATGTTGCAGCTTGAGGACTTGCTCCCTCTAGTGCTTACAGGCAGTTTTTCTAGGCTTTCATGAAAGACGAGGAGATGCAGCACTTCAGTCATTCGGATGGTCTGTGTTTCAGATAATGAAATAAGTATTTCTCTGGCATGATACTTGCTGAAAATTTGCAGTGTCTGATTTAGTGCAAAAGTTAATAACAGGAAACTGTTATTAAGCCGGCAACTGTGCAAgatatgtgctttttttttttttttttttttcttgtggctgTGATATTAATGTGACTGCCTTGGACTTGGGTGGTGTGCCACAGATGTTAGATTAAAAACCTAAAGGTAGGCTTTTCTTCGTATGTACCTTATGGGGGTGGAGGTCTCATGGAAGTCTCCCTGACAGTATCCAGGGATGCCcgctctctcctctcttctgctcAAGGATTAAGAGAAATGGCACCCATCACCATTGTATCCTTGCTGACTCCACATCAGCTTCCAACTCAAGCAACCAGTCATGCcatattactgttttttttctttccttcttctttctttatacCTCAGTAATTTTGTCCAAGGACTTGAGTGTGTTCTGTGTGAATTCTAGGGTGCGAGGCATTGGTGTTACTATCTGTTCAAAGCAGCTTCCAAGATCCTCGTCAGTGTCcagctgatttttctctgtaatacaATTGCCTCTTGTGCTGAGCCACACCAACCCCGCTGTGGTATAGTCTGAGGAGGCTCTCTGACACATGGTGGGTGGCCAGCCTGACTATCCTGGCTGAGTTCCTCACCTGTGAAACTCTTTGAGACCAGAATGTCTGGTTTCAGTCATAAACCTCAGGCTGCCTGACAGCAGAGATTGGACTGACACTATGAGATGCTCAAGGGGGTGGAGCACCTCTGCTTATTCCGGTCACCTCAAAAGACATCAGCAGAATCGGAAGGGAGATGCCCATCCTTTGGTAAGCCGTCCAGGTTCAGCAAGATACCAAtatcattaaattaaaattctcaCCTCATTTTTAATGGGCACCCTGGCCCACCATGGTTATCTCTAGCCCATAGTCTGTCAGAAAAATCAGTTGGAGGTGCCAGCGTGACCTGTCCCTTTGTTGTGCCTGTTCTCTGAGGTGCCACTGCTGACATCTCCCTTTTATTGTGAAGTTTGGGTCATAAGAAGAAGAGGTCAGGTCTAGTAGTTGCTAGATGCCTTCCCAGATCAGCAGGTGTTTGCCATCCAGGCATACAACATATCACAGCTCTTTGCTGAGAGCTCATCAAATCCTGGTGCCTGTCTCAGAGGTCTCTCTGCCAGGCACAGGGGCTGGTGCCTCTCTCTTCCAGGCTGTTCCTTTTACCCCAGGGCCAGGGACTGAGTTTGTTCCACCAGCATCCAGCAGCATTTGCAGGACTGTGCACTGCTTGTTTCAGCAAACATGATATCATCCCCAAAGTCAGATCAGATATGGCTTGCAGTAGTGCAAcaccaattttttttatttttaatattgcaatTGTATTTCTGTAAGCAAAATATAAGTTCAACATTACAATGATCTGTTTTGTATCTGATGTTGATGTGACAGTGCCTGGAACTGATGTGACAGCATGCTGGAACTTGTGGATGACAATGTTCTCAGATGAAGTTTTCCAGACAGTGACATCAATAACAAAGGCActgctgtctttcattttcagggAACTGACGGGTGG
Coding sequences within:
- the LUZP1 gene encoding leucine zipper protein 1 isoform X1, which encodes MAEFTGYKETSNRHLRFKLQSLSRRLDELEEATKNLQKAEDELLDLQDKVIQAEGSNSSMLADIEALRKRVLKIEGKDEEIKKAEELCRLMKEKLQEEESLTRELKSEIEHLQRRMAELEKLEEAFGRSKNDCTQLCLSLNEEKNLTKKISTELEVLRVKVKELEASEDRLDKTEQSLTGELEKLKSLALTFISERKHFNEREKQNEKIIQELTQKLEQNNKLNRADQTRNASNLLERSSNNLLDRNDLRIEDDLTSALPSKETRRKGSVDYLKHVENETRNKSENQKNKNQEDNKVKDLTQEIEKLKTQIKHFESLEEELKKVRAKNNDLQDSYLSEQNKNKLLTGQLEEIKMQIKKQKDLENGEVENEDSFSSRGKHDRPKYRGVATDLTATKHKPREVSPQQRRERVKNRDFSFSNDSYSHGGKQVPSPSLMNRKAGKASSVDAAATDMKRLEEKSSVSTFSSGQKEASIVQNEGKRPKEQPSVLSRYPPAAHEQKSWKTPSKPVGDTGLRSKAEKPSQTLRGNCQTSTDIRDDKSSKGELVASLAEKLKTNQAEVSDFLGDTLLPRGNYSSSNGMASAYRYHLSSHTLASDCIGTKTEAMNTFAASHKQPLEGRAKRAIISQEREFTDMSLENAKPSPTKRSHHSRSQEDVLQILTGPDKEDTEQSSTSATDHVNAGLKTDSKTIRSSHDKLNSDEETGRSKKTNAQSDFETRKKANSKQFSNSRGVFRASLFENDKNTVHDEDSTKCIKASDASTGGFKSRRSFSPREALRSKAIIKPAIVEKDMKAVMGGTTSEAESEKQKSSFKTVTSKMTSSITIFPSEPTAPRPSADIAAKEKHVTTSNIRVALNEPSTITNNLSPPFEVSVNRSALKLSEADRIGEAALRGRTETVVSRSSIVIKTTELSEKNSELPSETISSKSHGSSDAVSSETKHVTLRSSWRTRQGLHSVEDSQTKVEKNAASSTTNKCTSSVDLSEMEGNSARTNSLEQTSARTSATANSWNAPELGSRRTKSNLSASELLMRRSYTSDPTVAATWHQSTLPDENKDFVPSSRRKQFGSSEYLSQVDTPGKRPATKMELQDADSNPYPPLSLQSEEQGASRAYRTTSRR
- the LUZP1 gene encoding leucine zipper protein 1 isoform X2 translates to MAEFTGYKETSNRHLRFKLQSLSRRLDELEEATKNLQKAEDELLDLQDKVIQAEGSNSSMLADIEALRKRVLKIEGKDEEIKKAEELCRLMKEKLQEEESLTRELKSEIEHLQRRMAELEKLEEAFGRSKNDCTQLCLSLNEEKNLTKKISTELEVLRVKVKELEASEDRLDKTEQSLTGELEKLKSLALTFISERKHFNEREKQNEKIIQELTQKLEQNNKLNRADQTRNASNLLERSSNNLLDRNDLRIEDDLTSALPSKETRRKGSVDYLKHVENETRNKSENQKNKNQEDNKVKDLTQEIEKLKTQIKHFESLEEELKKVRAKNNDLQDSYLSEQNKNKLLTGQLEEIKMQIKKQKDLENGEVENEDSFSSRGKHDRPKYRGVATDLTATKHKPREVSPQQRRERVKNRDFSFSNDSYSHGGKQVPSPSLMNRKAGKASSVDAAATDMKRLEEKSSVSTFSSGQKEASIVQNEGKRPKEQPSVLSRYPPAAHEQKSWKTPSKPVGDTGLRSKAEKPSQTLRGNCQTSTDIRDDKSSKGELVASLAEKLKTNQAEVSDFLGDTLLPRGNYSSSNGMASAYRYHLSSHTLASDCIGTKTEAMNTFAASHKQPLEGRAKRAIISQEREFTDMSLENAKPSPTKRSHHSRSQEDVLQILTGPDKEDTEQSSTSATDHVNAGLKTDSKTIRSSHDKLNSDEETGRSKKTNAQSDFETRKKANSKQFSNSRGVFRASLFENDKNTVHDEDSTKCIKASDASTGGFKSRRSFSPREALRSKAIIKPAIVEKDMKAVMGGTTSEAESEKQKSSFKTVTSKMTSSITIFPSEPTAPRPSADIAAKEKHVTTSNIRVALNEPSTITNNLSPPFEVSVNRSALKLSEADRIGEAALRGRTETVVSRSSIVIKTTELSEKNSELPSETISSKSHGSSDAVSSETKHVTLRSSWRTRQGLHSVEDSQTKVEKNAASSTTNKCTSSVDLSEMEGNSARTNSLEQTSARTSATANSWNAPELGSRRTKSNLSASELLMRRSYTSDPTVAATWHQSTLPDENKDFVPSSRRKQFGSSEYLSQVDTPGKRPATKMELQDADSNPYPPLSLQSEEQKQVPLSTEA